The Vibrio syngnathi DNA window CAATGTCAGGGACTTAGTCTGTCGTGAACCAATGACTCGAACGCTTTTGCTCTGTAACTTAACTACTGAGGTGTTTGAATTGCAGTTCAACCAATCGTTGGTACAGTTCACAGCTATTGATGAGCGACTGGTGGTCTCCGATGTCTACTAGCTGTCCTTTATCGAGTACTGCAATTTGGTCGGCGTGTTTAATTGTTGATAAACGGTGCGCGATAATGATGGTTGTTCTGCCACGCATTAATTCTTCCAAAGCTTGTTGAACATGATGTTCACTTTCGCTGTCTAGCGCACTGGTTGCTTCATCCAATAATAGAATATTCGGGTCTTTTAAGATGGCTCGTGCGATGGCAATACGCTGACGCTGACCGCCAGACAATCTCACGCCACGTTCACCAAGAAAGCTGTGATAGCCTTCAGGTAGGTTTTGAATGAACTCGTGTGCGTGCGCTTTTTTCGCCGCTTCGATAACTTGCTCGTCCGTTGCTTCTGGGTTTCCGTATCGGATGTTATGGAACACATCGTTACTGAACAGGGCGGGTTGCTGAGGTACAAGCGCCATCTGCTTTCTTAATTCATTCGGATCAAACTGATTCAGTTCAACACCGCCTAACGTTACTTTGCCCAATTGTGGGTCGTAGAAACGTTGTAGCAGTTCAAATAGGGTGGTTTTACCTGCGCCAGACGGGCCAACCAGTGCCAATACTCTGCCTTCATGGGCAGTAAGCGTGAGGTTGCTTGTTGCGGGCTGGTCGGGTCTTGATGGGTAACAGAAGGTCACATCATCAAAAGCGACTTCTGGCGTTACGTTAGCAAGCGAGGTTGGGTTCGTAACTGGCGCAACAATATGGCTTTCAACTTGTAGAATTTCAATTAATCGTTCTGTCGCACCTGCCGCACGTTGCAATTCACCCATCACTTCAGAAATCGTACCTAATGACGAAGCGACCATAATGGCATAGAAGACAAACGCCGCTAAGTCACCCGCAGACATAGTGCCGTTGATGACATCGCTGCCGCCAACCCAAAGCATGCCTGCAATCGCACTGAACACGATAACAATCACACCAGAGATAAGAATCGCGCGTTGTTTTACGCGCTGGCGACCAATCTCATAAGCCTTTTCCACTTCAACAGCGAATGACGCTTTCTCTTGCGCTTCTCGGCTGTAACTTTGAACTGTCTTGATGTGTTCAATCGCTTCGCCCGCATAAGAACCAACATCAGACATGGAATCTTGGCTTTGGCGAGATAAGGCTCTTACACGTCGACCGTATACCAAAATAGGAATCAGGATAAATGGCACCGAGGCCAATACAATCAATGTCAGCTTAATATTGGTCGCAAACAGCATGATGATCGCACCAATACACATCAACGCGCTGCGCATCGCCATCGAGAACGACGAACCTATGATGCTTTGAAGCAGAGTGGTATCCGTGGTGATTCGCGACATGATGTCGCCACTGCCATTGGTTTCGAAGTAACTCGGGTGCAGCGTCACGACATGATTGAAAACCGACAAACGAATATCCGCACTCACGCGCTCTCCAACAGAAGAAACCAAATAGAAGCGGAAGAAAGTACCAATCGAGATCAACACGACTACGACCATGATGAACTGAATTGCGCTGCCTAAATCTGAGAGTGATTGTTGGCTAAAACCTTGGTCGATAAGAAGGCGAATACCGTGTCCGACTGAAAGGGTTAAGCTCGCCGTGAAGATCAACGCGATCAAAGCAGCAATCACACGGCCTTTATAGGGCTGAATAAATTTGCTGAGCTCGAACAGAATACTGAGGCTTTTTTTCTCAGGTTTGGGTTCTGGCGCTTTTTGAGTCGATCGCTGAGTCTGTCGCTGGTTCGAGTCGAGCGTAGAAGAGACATCGTTTTGCATATGACTGCCTTAATGTGTTGTCGCTTTAAGAATAGAAGACTTGTTGTATGTACTTGTAACGAATTAAGTGCTAGTCGTTCGTAAACGTTTGTTGCTTACAAGAGAAACCATTAAAGCACGCATCGCTGACTGATGCTTCTTAGGATACTCAATTTTCGGACTTTGATGCCTAGCAAGTGAGGAAGTCGACACTGTTGACAAGGAACATTAAGCATTTAATGAGGCTTAAAAACACAGATAACATGAACTGTTTAACTTTGATTTTTATGCAGGCAGGCATGAGCCAATAGCGAATGGGTTCCACTGGTTTTTAGATCGAATACTGATTTTATAATTTGAAGATAAACGTTTGCTTTGATGTCGATATCAAGATTATCAGTAACTTGTGGTTTTTAGTTGTAAGACCAGTTATAGCGACTGTTTTTTGTTCAACTCTCGTTACAAAAATTCAACAAAATAGTTTTTTATACATTTTTCTTGCATAAAACCTCGAATTGAATAGAATAACCAACAAATGACAATTAATGCAGTATTGTGGCATGAATATTCAAGTAAAGAGCATCAACAAATCATACGGTAATACCCAAGTTCTTCATGACATCAGCTTTGACTGTGAAAGTGGCGAAACCTTGGTATTGCTTGGCCCAAGCGGCGCGGGCAAGAGTTCATTACTGCGTGTATTGAACCTGTTAGAAATCGCGGACAACGGCGAATTGGACATTGCGAACGAGCAATTCGATTTTTCAAGCCAGATCCAAGAAAAGCAGGGGCTTAAACTTCGTCGTAAAGTTGGCATGGTGTTCCAACAATACAACTTGTGGCCACATATGACGGTGATGGAAAACTTAATTGAAGCTCCCACCAAAGTCGCGGGTTTAGATAAGCAAGAAGCGATTAAGCAAGCTCAAGAAGTACTAAAGACACTTCAACTTGCCGACAAAGCAGACGCTTGGCCACTTCAACTGTCTGGTGGTCAACAACAGCGTGTTGCGATTGCACGTGCGCTGATGATGAAACCGGATGTGTTGTTGTTTGATGAACCAACAGCGGCGCTTGATCCTGAGATCACCAACCAAGTTGTGAGCATTATTAAAGAATTAAGCGTAACGGGCATTACTCAAGTGGTTGTGACGCACGAAGTTGATTTCGCGAAGAAGATTGCTAGCCACGTTCTGTATCTAGAGAAAGGGTACATCGTTGAACACGGCACCAGCGATTCATTCGTTAATCCGCAGACACCTGAGTTTGCCGAGTATTTGACTCACTAGATTAGCTTACTCATCAAAAGTAGGCTCATTAAGACCAAGTTAAGTCACTAGATTAGTGGGTCATTAAACCTGAGTTAACGCATTGGATTCACATAACCCACAAGATTCAGCTAATTTACTTGATTCGGCTAATCACAACACAATTTAGTCAAACATAGATTCAGTTAAAACAAATCAAATTATAAAAATGGCCACAGGTCAAAATCACACAGATTCGGAGTAACAAAATGAAAAAGATTCTACTAGCTTCACTTATCGGCCTTTCTTCTGCAGGCATGGCTGTTAATGCATCGGCACAAGACGAAATCAAATTCGCAATGGAAGCAACTTACGCACCATTCGAATACATGGACGAGAACAACCAAATCCAAGGTTTTGACGTAGACCTAGCAAACGCACTTTGTGAAGAGATGAAAGCAACGTGTACTTTCCACAACCAAGCATTCGATAGCTTGATCCCTGCACTTAAATTCAAACGTTACGATGCCGCTATCTCGGCAATGGACATCACAGAAGCGCGTCTTAAACAAGTGAACTTCTCTAACGCTTACTACGACAACTCAGCAGCATTCATCTCTATTGAAGGTAAAGTTGCAGACCAAGCAGCACTAGAAGGTAAGCGTGTTGGTGTTCAAAACGGTTCAACTCACCAAAGCTTCCTACTTGAGCAAATGGCTGGCGTAACAGCGGTTCCTTACTCAAGCTACCAAGATGCATTCATCGACATGAAAAACGGTCGTATTGATTCTGTATTCGGTGACACAGCCGTTGTAGCAGAATGGTTCAAGAAAGAAGACAACCTAACGTACGTTGGCGACCAAGTAACGAACCAAGAGTACTTCGGTAACGGCTTTGGCATCGCAGTAAACAAGAGCAACCAAGAACTTGTAGATCAGCTTAACGTTGCACTTGCAGCAGTGAAAGCGAACGGCGAATACGACAAGATCTTCAACAAGTACTTCGGTAAGTAATTTATGGAATTAACGGGTTACTCTTTAGGGCTCGTCGAAGCAAGCTGGATGACTGTTCAGCTTGCATTCGTAAGCCTATTGGTTGGATTGGTTCTAGCAGTTTTGTTTGCAAGTGGCGAGATGTCTCGTCGTATTGCAATCAAATGGCCAACGACTGCATTTGTGACGATTGTTCGTGGTTTACCAGAAATTCTGGTCGTGCTGTTTATCTATTTTGGTTCGACACAAGTTCTGTTCATGATCACTGGCGACTTCATAGAAGTGAGCCCGTTCTTATCTGGTGTTGTTGCACTGTCACTTATCTTTGCTTCTTACGCTTCGCAAACCATCCGTGGTGCTTTGAAAGCAGTAAGCAAAGGGCAGAGAGAAGCAGCAAGCGCGCTTGGTATCTCTCAATCGCGTTCATTCTTTCGTATAGTTTTACCTCAAGCGGTAAGACACGCGCTACCAGGGTTAACCAACCAATGGTTAGTGTTACTAAAAGACACTGCATTAGTATCGCTGATTGGCGTAACGGATTTGTTGAAACAAGCACAACTGACATCCGCTGCAACGCACGAAGCATTTACTTGGTACGCGACAGCAGCAGCAATCTACTTGGTCATCACTTTAATCACACAAAGATTGGTAAAAGTGATTGATGGTAAGTTTTCTATTCAAGGTTTGGGTAACAAAGGGGCAATGGCATGAATCAACAATACCTCTCTCAAATGCTTGAAGGCTTAGTGACCAGTCTTCAACTCACAGGCGCTTCATTGCTTGTTGGTTGTATCTTGTCGTTGCTGATGACGGTAACGCTAATCCTAAGAGTACCGGCGATTCACTGGTTCACTCGTGGCGTCATCACGCTGTTTACCGGCACACCATTGTTGGTTCAGATCTTCTTGGTGTATTACGGCCCGGGTCAATTCGATTGGATTCGTGATAGCTTCCTATGGACTTGGTTAAGACAACCTTGGTTCTGTGCAATGTTAGCACTCGCATTGAACACCGCGGCATACAGCACGCTACTGTTCAGAGGTGCATTTAACGCGATTCCAGCAGGGCAGTGGGAAGCATGTCGCGCATTAGGCATGGACAAAATTGCGACGCTTAAAGTGTTACTGCCATACGCACTACGTCGCGCGGTTCCAGCTTACTCGAACGAAGTGATTCTAGTTTTCAAAGGTACGTCACTGGCAAGCACCATCACCATCATGGACTTGATGGGCTACGCTCAGC harbors:
- a CDS encoding ABC transporter ATP-binding protein/permease, translating into MQNDVSSTLDSNQRQTQRSTQKAPEPKPEKKSLSILFELSKFIQPYKGRVIAALIALIFTASLTLSVGHGIRLLIDQGFSQQSLSDLGSAIQFIMVVVVLISIGTFFRFYLVSSVGERVSADIRLSVFNHVVTLHPSYFETNGSGDIMSRITTDTTLLQSIIGSSFSMAMRSALMCIGAIIMLFATNIKLTLIVLASVPFILIPILVYGRRVRALSRQSQDSMSDVGSYAGEAIEHIKTVQSYSREAQEKASFAVEVEKAYEIGRQRVKQRAILISGVIVIVFSAIAGMLWVGGSDVINGTMSAGDLAAFVFYAIMVASSLGTISEVMGELQRAAGATERLIEILQVESHIVAPVTNPTSLANVTPEVAFDDVTFCYPSRPDQPATSNLTLTAHEGRVLALVGPSGAGKTTLFELLQRFYDPQLGKVTLGGVELNQFDPNELRKQMALVPQQPALFSNDVFHNIRYGNPEATDEQVIEAAKKAHAHEFIQNLPEGYHSFLGERGVRLSGGQRQRIAIARAILKDPNILLLDEATSALDSESEHHVQQALEELMRGRTTIIIAHRLSTIKHADQIAVLDKGQLVDIGDHQSLINSCELYQRLVELQFKHLSS
- the artP gene encoding arginine ABC transporter ATP-binding protein ArtP, translating into MNIQVKSINKSYGNTQVLHDISFDCESGETLVLLGPSGAGKSSLLRVLNLLEIADNGELDIANEQFDFSSQIQEKQGLKLRRKVGMVFQQYNLWPHMTVMENLIEAPTKVAGLDKQEAIKQAQEVLKTLQLADKADAWPLQLSGGQQQRVAIARALMMKPDVLLFDEPTAALDPEITNQVVSIIKELSVTGITQVVVTHEVDFAKKIASHVLYLEKGYIVEHGTSDSFVNPQTPEFAEYLTH
- a CDS encoding arginine ABC transporter substrate-binding protein; its protein translation is MKKILLASLIGLSSAGMAVNASAQDEIKFAMEATYAPFEYMDENNQIQGFDVDLANALCEEMKATCTFHNQAFDSLIPALKFKRYDAAISAMDITEARLKQVNFSNAYYDNSAAFISIEGKVADQAALEGKRVGVQNGSTHQSFLLEQMAGVTAVPYSSYQDAFIDMKNGRIDSVFGDTAVVAEWFKKEDNLTYVGDQVTNQEYFGNGFGIAVNKSNQELVDQLNVALAAVKANGEYDKIFNKYFGK
- the artQ gene encoding arginine ABC transporter permease ArtQ → MELTGYSLGLVEASWMTVQLAFVSLLVGLVLAVLFASGEMSRRIAIKWPTTAFVTIVRGLPEILVVLFIYFGSTQVLFMITGDFIEVSPFLSGVVALSLIFASYASQTIRGALKAVSKGQREAASALGISQSRSFFRIVLPQAVRHALPGLTNQWLVLLKDTALVSLIGVTDLLKQAQLTSAATHEAFTWYATAAAIYLVITLITQRLVKVIDGKFSIQGLGNKGAMA
- the artM gene encoding arginine ABC transporter permease ArtM encodes the protein MNQQYLSQMLEGLVTSLQLTGASLLVGCILSLLMTVTLILRVPAIHWFTRGVITLFTGTPLLVQIFLVYYGPGQFDWIRDSFLWTWLRQPWFCAMLALALNTAAYSTLLFRGAFNAIPAGQWEACRALGMDKIATLKVLLPYALRRAVPAYSNEVILVFKGTSLASTITIMDLMGYAQRINGQTYDTLTVFGIAGAFYLAVNGVLTLIFRQVEKKALAFEAA